One Manihot esculenta cultivar AM560-2 chromosome 18, M.esculenta_v8, whole genome shotgun sequence genomic window carries:
- the LOC110606875 gene encoding E3 ubiquitin-protein ligase UPL2 isoform X1, translating to MATTRSSFPSRLRQLLSGESVIGPSIKLDTEPPAKIKAFIDKVIQSPLQDIAIPLSGFHWEYSKGNFHHWRPLFLHFDTYFKTYLSSRNDLLLTHNVSENDSPFPKQAVLQILRAMQIILENCHNKSSFDGIEHFKLLLSSTDPEVLIATLETLSALVKINPSKLHGTGKLIGCGSLNSYLLSLAQGWGSKEEGLGLYSCVMANERSQEEGLCLFPSEVENDHDKSQYRIGSTLYFELHGFSAEKMRDSSGNANSSGLRVIHIPDLHLRKEDDQQLMKQCIEQYNVPPDLQFSLLTRIRYARAFRSPRVCRMYSRICLLAFIVLVQSSDANDELTSFFANEPEYTNELIRIVRSEETVPGTIRTLAMLALGAQLAAYSASHERARILSGSSISFAVGNRMILLNVLQRAVLSLKNSSDPSSLAFVEALLQFYLLHIVSSSASGSNVRGSGMVPTFLPLLEDADPNHMHLVYLAVKALQKLMDYNSSAVSLLRELGGAELLSQRLKIEVHRVIGLAGENENSMVISECSRYNDDHTYSQKRLIKFLLKALGSATQTSSNNTRSQNSHDSSLPSTLSLIYGNANKFGGDIYYSAVTVMSEIIHKDPTYFPTLHEMGLPDAFLSSIVAGLLPSSKALTCVPNGLGAICLNAKGLEAVKETSALRFLVDIFTSKKYVMAMNEAIVPLANAIEELLRHVSSLRGTGVDIIIEIVDRIASFGDNNSAGPSENVAEMEMDSGVKENDGHCCLDGGVDLGAEGISNEQFVQLCIFHLMVLLHRTMENSETCRLFVEKSGIEALLKLLLQPNIVQSPEGMSIALHSTMVFKGFTQHHSAPLARAFCFSLRDHLKKALAGFGANSGSFLLDPRTTPDTEIFPSLFLVEFLLFLAASKDNRWVTALLTEFGNGSKDVLEDIGRVHREVLWHIAMLEDAHLEIEEGGTGSGSELQQTELNIDETEEQRFNSFRQFLNPLLRRRTSGWRVESQVFDLINLYRDLGRATGFPQRLSTDGLSSRFGSIHQSCHSETSDAAGAMSKKDYDKQRSYYTSCCDMVRSLSFHIMHLSQELGKAMLLPSRRRDDTVNVSPSSKVVSGIFASISLDHMNFGGHACPPGSEVSITTKCRYFRKVIDFIDGILLDRPDSCNPILLNCLYGHGVVQSVLTTFEATGQLLFAVNRATASPMETDDGNVKQDEDHSWIYGPLASYGKLMDHLVTSSSILSPFTKHLLAQPLANRASPFPRDAETFVKVLQSMVLKAVLPIWTHPQLTNCSNDFIVTVISIIRHVYSGVEVKNVNNNVSARITGPPPNEATISTIVEMGFSRMRAEEALRQVGSNSVELAMEWLFSHPEETPEDDELARALAMSLGNSESDIKEEDANANGQQVEEEIVQLPPVDELLSTCIKLLQVKEPLAFSVCDLLLLICTQSNGQYRSSVISFILDQVKDQSLNSDARNSTTLSALLHVFALILHEDGPAREIALKDGLVKIVSDLLYQWDSGSVDKEKHQVPKWVTAAFLAVDRILQVDQKLNSEIVEQLKRDELNSQQTSINIDEDKENRLQSALRSPTEKIEAEEQKRLIQIACHCIKNQLPSETMHAVLQLCSTLTRNHSIAVCFLEAEGVSSLLNLPTSSLFTGFDNIAATIVRHVLEDPQTLQQAMESEIKHSLVAAANRHSNGRVTPRNFLLILSSVIARDPLIFMRAAQSVCQVEMVGERPYIVLLKDREKDKSKEKEKEKDKMLEKDKSHTNDGKATWGNMHTLATGYVQGKLHDSNSKSAKVHRKFPQSFITVIELLLGVVSSFVPPSKDEAVVDVPQDVSSSTNMDVDVAAIKGKGKGKAIATVCEEKESSSQEASASLAKVVFILKLLTEIVLMYSSSVHVLLRRDTEISSLRGQKGSTCLWSGGIFHHILGKYIPYSRNVKKDKKLDGDWRHKLATRASQLLVASCVRSTEARKRVFTEISYILNDFVDSCNGSRPPTNDIHTNIDLLNDVLAARTPTGSYISPEASATFVDVGLVKSLTRTLEVLDLDHTDSPKVVTAVIKALELVTKEHVNIDIGKNENSTKPPVQSTLGRAENIVDITQSAEIVPESNHDSVSADHAESFNGVQNFGPSEALADDMEHDQDPNGGYAPANEDDYMQETSQDMRGLENGMDTVGIRFEIQPHGQETLDEDEDEEMSGDDGDEVDGEDDDDDDDDDNDDDGEEDDEDHNDLEEDEVHHLPHPDIDQDDHDIDDDEFEEELLEEDDEEEEEDEDGVILRLEEGINGINVFDHIEVFGRDHNFSNETLHVMPVEVFGSRRQGRTTSIYSLLGRNGDTAVPSRHPLLAGPSASRSASGRQSVIAHDMFFSDRNLENTSSQLDSIFRSLRNGRHGHRLNLWSDDNQQSGGSSASVPQGLEELLVSQLRQPAPSPKKYSDQNTSTVEPKINGEIGQLPGTDAVPDTPVESNVNNGSNNVPPPSSAAVSRSSNIEMRPLTSDSHLHSVEVQFEQNDAAVRDVEAVSQESSGSGATLGESLRSLDVEIGSADGHDDGERPGSTDRMHLDSQPCRMRRTNVPFMNSTAVSGRDASLHSVTEVSENSSREAEQEGPSVEQQVGGEAGSGSIDPAFLDALPEELRAEVLSAQQGQVAQPSNAEQQNTGDIDPEFLAALPPDIRAEVIAQQQAQRLHQSHELEGQPVEMDTVSIIATFPSDLREEVLLTSSDAVLANLTPALVAEANMLRERFAHRYHNRPLFGMYPRSRRGESSRRGEGIGYSLERAGTASRRSINAKVIEADGSPLVETESLQAMIRVLRIVQPLYKGPFQRLLLNLCAHGDTRTALVKILMDMLMLDRRRSAHYLNAAVPSYRLYACQSSVMYSRPQSFDGVPPLVSRRILETLTYLARNHPYVAKILLQFRLPLPTLQQRENSDQSRGKAVMIVEEYEKDSKQHLEGYISIALLLSLLNQPLYSRSIAHLEQLLNLLEVIIDSAECKGSSSDKSGAGTEQPSTPQNSTSDVKTNMEVSIAIAGSSSIAIDSSKSATPGPNNECDTEAVLLNLPQTELRLLCSFLAREGLSDNAYTLVAEVIKKLVAIAPTHCQLFITELADAVQNLTKSAMNELRLFGEEVKALLRTTSSDGAAILRVLQALSSLVSSLVDKEKSQQIIPEEQQSAALPQLCNINGALEPLWLELSTCISKIESYSDSVPDLLLPRTSTSKPSGVTPPLPAGSHNILPYIESFFVMCEKLHPAQPGSSQDYGAVSEVEDVITPTAHQRTSVPVIKVDEKHMAFVKFSEKHRKLLNSFIRQNPGLLEKSFSLMLKVPRFVDFDNKRSHFRSKIKHQHDHHQSPLRISVRRAYILEDSYNQLRMRSTQDLKGRLTVHFQGEEGIDAGGLTREWYQLLSRVIFDKGALLFTTVGNDSTFQPNPNSVYQTEHLSYFKFVGRVVGKALFDGQLLDVHFTRSFYKHILGVKVTYHDIEAIDPDYFKNLKWMLENDISDVLDLTFSIDADEEKLILYERTQVTDHELIPGGRNVKVTEENKHQYVDLVAEHRLTTAIRPQINAFLEGFSELVHRELISIFNDKELELLISGLPDIDLDDMRANTEYSGYSAASPVIQWFWEVVQGFSKEDKARLLQFVTGTSKVPLEGFSALQGISGSQKFQIHKAYGTPDRLPSAHTCFNQLDLPEYPSKQHLEERLLLAIHEASEGFGFG from the exons ATGGCAACGACAAGATCGAGCTTCCCGTCGAGGCTTCGGCAACTTCTGTCTGGTGAAAGTGTAATCGGCCCTTCCATAAAACTGGACACTGAGCCG CCTGCTAAAATTAAAGCATTCATTGACAAGGTGATACAGAGTCCATTGCAAGATATAGCAATACCCCTTTCTGGCTTTCACTGGGAGTACAGTAAG GGGAATTTTCATCATTGGAGGCCATTGTTTCTACATTTTGATACTTACTTCAAGACATACTTGTCTAGTAGGAATGATCTTCTCTTGACACATAATGTTTCAGAAAATGATAGTCCATTTCCGAAGCAGGCTGTCCTGCAAATACTTCGAGCTATGCAAATAATTTTAGAGAATTGCCATAACAAAAGTTCATTTGATGGCAtagag CACTTCAAGCTTCTGCTATCGTCCACAGACCCTGAGGTTCTTATAGCTACACTGGAGACGCTTTCAGCACTTGTGAAAATTAACCCCTCTAAACTGCATGGGACTGGTAAATTGATTGGATGTGGCTCACTGAACAGCTATCTCCTGTCCCTTGCACAGGGCTGGGGAAGCAAGGAGGAGGGCTTGGGCTTGTATTCATGTGTCATGGCAAAcgagagaagtcaagaagaagGATTGTGTTTATTCCCATCTGAAGTGGAGAATGATCATGACAAATCTCAATACAGGATTGGTTCCACCCTCTATTTTGAATTGCATGGTTTCAGTGCTGAAAAAATGAGGGATAGTAGTGGCAATGCAAATTCTTCTGGCTTGAGAGTTATACACATACCAGATCTACATTTACGGAAGGAAGACGATCAGCAGTTGATGAAACAGTGCATTGAGCAGTATAATGTGCCTCCTGACCTTCAATTTTCTTTACTAACCAGAATTAGATATGCTCGAGCTTTTCGTTCCCCCAGGGTTTGCAGGATGTACAGCAGGATTTGCCTCCTTGCATTCATTGTACTTGTTCAGTCTAGTGATGCTAATGATGAACTGACGTCTTTTTTTGCTAATGAGCCTGAGTATACAAATGAGTTGATTAGAATTGTGCGGTCAGAGGAAACTGTTCCTGGAACCATTAGAACTCTTGCAATGCTTGCCTTAGGAGCTCAGTTAGCTGCTTATTCAGCATCCCATGAGCGGGCACGAATCCTGAGTGGGTCTAGTATCAGTTTCGCAGTGGGGAACCGCATGATTCTATTGAATGTGCTTCAGAGAGCTGTTCTATCTTTAAAGAACTCCAGTGATCCATCTTCTCTTGCCTTTGTTGAAGCGCTTCTTCAGTTCTATTTGCTCCACATTGTTTCATCATCAGCTTCAGGGAGTAACGTGAGGGGTTCTGGAATGGTTCCTACATTCTTACCTCTTTTGGAAGATGCAGATCCTAACCACATGCACCTTGTCTACTTGGCTGTCAAAGCATTACAAAAACTCATGGATTACAATAGTTCAGCTGTGTCCCTGCTTAGGGAATTAGGGGGAGCAGAGCTTTTGTCTCAGAGGTTAAAGATAGAAGTACATAGAGTTATTGGTTTGGCTGGGGAAAATGAAAATTCAATGGTCATCAGCGAATGCTCAAGATATAATGATGATCATACCTATTCTCAGAAGAGGCTAATCAAATTTCTTTTGAAGGCACTTGGCTCTGCTACACAAACTTCTTCAAATAATACCAGATCCCAAAATTCCCATGACAGTTCTTTGCCTTCTACTTTGTCGCTGATATATGGGAATGCAAACAAATTTGGGGGGGACATCTATTACTCAGCTGTGACTGTTATGAGTGAAATTATCCACAAGGATCCAACTTATTTCCCTACTTTGCATGAAATGGGTCTTCCAGATGCATTTTTGTCCTCAATTGTGGCTGGACTACTTCCTTCTTCTAAGGCTCTTACTTGTGTTCCAAATGGGCTTGGTGCCATATGTCTTAATGCCAAAGGCTTAGAAGCTGTGAAAGAAACTTCAGCATTACGGTTTCTTGTTGACATCTTCACCagcaagaaatatgttatggcCATGAATGAAGCCATTGTTCCTTTGGCAAATGCTATTGAAGAGCTCTTGCGTCATGTGTCTTCATTGAGAGGCACAGGTGTtgatataattattgaaattgttGATAGAATTGCATCCTTTGGGGATAACAATTCTGCAGGGCCATCAGAGAATGTTGCTGAAATGGAAATGGATTCTGGAGTAAAGGAAAATGATGGGCATTGTTGTTTAGATGGTGGGGTTGATTTGGGTGCTGAAGGGATCAGCAACGAACAGTTTGTTCAACTGTGCATCTTTCATTTGATGGTGCTGCTTCACAGAACAATGGAAAATTCTGAAACATGTCGCTTATTTGTGGAGAAGTCAGGGATTGAAGCATTATTGAAGCTTCTTTTGCAGCCAAATATTGTTCAGTCACCTGAAGGGATGTCTATTGCACTACACAGCACCATGGTTTTTAAGGGTTTTACTCAACACCACTCTGCACCTCTGGCACGCGCTTTCTGTTTTTCTCTTAGAGACCATCTTAAGAAAGCTTTGGCTGGTTTTGGTGCGAATTCAGGCTCTTTTTTGCTCGACCCTAGGACAACACCAGATACTGAAATCTTTCCTTCACTGTTCCTTGTTGAGTTTCTTCTGTTTCTTGCTGCCTCAAAAGACAATCGCTGGGTAACTGCACTTCTTACGGAATTTGGTAATGGTAGCAAAGATGTTTTGGAGGATATTGGTCGTGTGCATCGTGAAGTTCTTTGGCATATTGCTATGCTTGAAGATGCACATCTTGAGATAGAGGAGGGCGgtactggttctggttctgaGTTGCAACAGACTGAACTTAATATAGATGAAACTGAAGAACAACGATTTAATTCCTTTAGGCAGTTCCTTAATCCATTATTGAGGAGGAGGACATCAGGCTGGAGGGTTGAATCTCAGGTTTTTGACCTCATAAACCTTTACCGTGATCTAGGACGTGCTACTGGATTTCCACAAAGATTGAGCACTGATGGTCTTTCAAGCCGCTTTGGATCCATTCACCAATCGTGTCATTCTGAAACTTCGGATGCTGCTGGGGCTATGAGTAAAAAGGATTATGACAAGCAGAGATCATATTATACCTCCTGCTGTGACATGGTGAGATCACTTtcttttcatatcatgcatttgAGTCAGGAGTTGGGAAAGGCAATGTTACTTCCTTCTCGACGGCGGGATGATACTGTGAATGTTTCCCCTTCTTCTAAAGTTGTGTCTGGGATTTTTGCTTCTATTTCTCTGGATCATATGAATTTTGGTGGTCATGCTTGTCCCCCTGGATCAGAGGTATCTATAACAACAAAGTGCCGTTACTTCCGCAAGGTTATTGATTTCATAGATGGCATTCTGCTGGACAGGCCAGATTCTTGTAATCCAATATTGTTAAATTGCTTATATGGGCATGGAGTTGTTCAATCAGTTTTGACCACATTTGAAGCTACCGGTCAATTGCTCTTTGCGGTTAATAGGGCAACTGCATCCCCCATGGAGACCGATGATGGTAATGTCAAACAAGATGAGGATCATTCCTGGATTTATGGTCCCTTAGCGAGCTATGGTAAACTTATGGATCATCTGGTCACATCATCATCTATTTTGTCTCCATTTACAAAGCACTTGCTCGCACAACCTTTGGCAAATAGAGCCTCACCTTTTCCTCGGGATGCCGAGACATTTGTTAAAGTGCTCCAGTCTATGGTGCTGAAGGCAGTGCTTCCTATATGGACTCACCCTCAGTTAACCAATTGCAGTAATGATTTCATTGTTACAGTTATTTCTATCATCAGGCATGTTTATTCTGGGGTGGAAGTGAAAAATGTGAATAACAATGTGAGTGCTCGTATTACTGGTCCTCCCCCTAATGAAGCCACCATTTCAACCATTGTGGAGATGGGTTTTTCCAGGATGAGGGCAGAAGAAGCCCTAAGGCAAGTTGGATCAAATAGCGTGGAATTGGCAATGGAGTGGTTATTTTCCCACCCTGAGGAAACTCCAGAAGATGATGAGCTTGCTCGTGCACTTGCCATGTCTTTGGGGAACTCAGAATCAGATATAAAGGAAGAGGATGCAAATGCCAATGGTCAACAGGTTGAAGAAGAGATTGTCCAACTTCCTCCTGTTGATGAGTTGTTATCAACATGCATAAAGCTTTTGCAAGTGAAGGAGCCTCTTGCTTTCTCAGTTTGCGATCTTCTTCTGTTGATTTGCACTCAAAGTAATGGCCAATATAGGTCTAGTGTCATCTCATTTATTCTTGACCAAGTTAAGGATCAAAGCTTGAATTCTGATGCCAGAAACAGTACTACTTTATCTGCTCTTCTTCATGTCTTTGCCTTGATTCTTCATGAAGATGGTCCAGCACGAGAAATTGCTTTAAAGGATGGCCTTGTTAAAATTGTGTCTGATTTACTTTACCAGTGGGATTCTGGTTCTGTGGACAAAGAGAAGCATCAGGTTCCCAAATGGGTAACAGCAGCTTTTCTTGCTGTCGACCGCATACTTCAGGTGGATCAGAAACTGAATTCTGAAATTGTCGAGCAGTTGAAAAGGGATGAGTTGAACAGCCAGCAAACCTCAATCAATATTGACGAGGACAAGGAAAACAGATTGCAGTCTGCACTAAGATCACCCACAGAGAAAATAGAGGCAGAAGAGCAGAAGAGACTTATTCAGATTGCCTGCCATTGTATCAAGAACCAGCTTCCATCTGAGACGATGCATGCTGTTCTGCAGTTATGTTCCACTCTGACAAGAAATCATTCTATTGCTGTTTGCTTTCTTGAAGCTGAGGGTGTAAGTTCACTGCTGAATTTGCCGACAAGCAGCCTTTTTACTGGATTTGATAATATTGCTGCTACTATAGTCCGTCATGTCCTTGAAGATCCCCAAACTCTTCAGCAAGCGATGGAATCTGAGATAAAGCACAGCCTTGTGGCTGCTGCTAATAGGCATTCAAATGGAAGGGTCACTCCACGCAATTTCCTTTTAATCTTAAGCTCTGTCATCGCCCGGGATCCCTTAATTTTTATGCGGGCTGCACAATCTGTTTGCCAAGTTGAGATGGTAGGAGAAAGGCCTTACATTGTGTTGCTGAAGGACCGTGAGAAAGATAAAagcaaagagaaagagaaggagaaggacAAAATGTTGGAAAAAGATAAATCACACACAAATGATGGCAAGGCTACTTGGGGCAATATGCACACACTTGCAACAGGGTATGTGCAGGGAAAACTTCATGATTCTAATTCCAAGAGTGCTAAAGTACACCGAAAATTTCCTCAAAGCTTTATAACTGTGATTGAACTTCTTTTGGGTGTAGTCAGTAGCTTTGTGCCTCCCTCAAAAGATGAGGCAGTGGTAGATGTGCCCCAGGATGTGTCATCATCAACTAACATGGATGTTGATGTTGCTGCAATCAAGGGGAAAGGAAAGGGAAAAGCTATAGCCACTGTTTGTGAAGAGAAAGAAAGCAGTAGCCAGGAAGCTTCTGCATCGCTTGCAAAGGTTGTATTCATCCTGAAGCTTTTGACTGAAATTGTGTTAATGTACTCTTCATCCGTTCATGTTTTATTGAGAAGAGACACTGAAATTAGTAGCTTAAGGGGTCAGAAGGGTTCTACTTGTTTGTGGAGTGGGGGAATATTTCACCACATTCTTGGCAAGTATATTCCTTATTCTCGAAATGTGAAAAAAGATAAGAAATTAGATGGTGACTGGAGACATAAACTGGCAACCAGGGCAAGCCAGCTTTTGGTGGCATCCTGTGTTCGCTCAACTGAGGCAAGAAAGAGGGTGTTTACAGAGATCAGTTACATTTTGAATGACTTTGTTGATTCATGCAATGGTTCTAGGCCACCAACTAATGATATACATACGAATATTGATCTTCTTAATGATGTACTGGCTGCCCGTACACCTACAGGTTCATACATCTCACCAGAAGCTTCTGCTACTTTTGTAGATGTTGGTCTGGTCAAGTCCTTGACTCGAACTCTTGAGGTGTTGGATCTGGATCATACCGACTCGCCTAAAGTTGTAACTGCGGTTATCAAAGCTTTGGAATTGGTGACCAAAGAACATGTTAACATTGACATTGGGAAGAACGAGAATTCAACAAAACCTCCTGTTCAGAGTACATTAGGGAGAGCTGAGAATATTGTTGATATAACCCAGTCCGCAGAGATCGTGCCTGAATCCAACCATGATTCTGTGTCTGCTGACCATGCTGAATCATTTAATGGTGTGCAAAACTTTGGTCCATCTGAAGCTCTTGCAGATGATATGGAGCATGACCAAGATCCTAATGGTGGTTATGCTCCTGCTAATGAGGATGACTATATGCAGGAAACTTCCCAGGACATGAGGGGTCTTGAAAATGGCATGGATACTGTTGGAATACGATTTGAAATCCAGCCTCATGGTCAAGAAACTCTcgatgaagatgaagatgaggaGATGTCTGGGGATGATGGAGATGAGGTAGATGgggaggatgatgatgatgacgatgatgatgataatgacgatgatggagaagaagatgatgaggaTCATAATGATCTGGAAGAGGATGAAGTGCATCACTTGCCACATCCCGACATCGACCAAGATGATCATGATATCGACGATGATGAGTTTGAAGAAGAATTGttggaagaagatgatgaagaggaagaggaagatgaGGATGGGGTGATACTTCGGCTGGAGGAGGGTATCAATGGGATAAATGTTTTTGATCACATTGAAGTTTTTGGTCGGGACCATAATTTCTCCAATGAAACTCTTCACGTGATGCCAGTTGAAGTTTTTGGTTCTAGACGTCAGGGTCGAACTACATCCATTTACAGTCTTCTTGGTAGAAATGGTGACACTGCTGTCCCTTCACGCCATCCTCTCCTAGCTGGACCTTCTGCATCACGCTCAGCCTCTGGCAGACAATCAG tGATTGCTCATGACATGTTCTTTTCAGATAGGAACTTGGAGAATACTTCATCTCAGCTGGATAGTATCTTCCGATCACTAAGGAATGGGCGTCATGGGCACCGTTTGAATTTGTGGAGTGATGATAACCAGCAAAGTGGTGGATCTAGTGCATCTGTACCCCAAGGCCTTGAAGAGTTGCTTGTTTCTCAGTTGAGGCAACCGGCACCATCTCCTAAGAAGTATTCTGATCAGAATACATCAACAGTGGAACCTAAAATCAATGGTGAGATTGGCCAGTTACCTGGCACAGATGCAGTGCCTGATACACCTGTTGAAAGCAATGTGAATAATGGGAGCAACAATGTGCCGCCTCCATCTTCTGCTGCAGTAAGCAGATCTAGCAATATTGAGATGAGGCCACTAACAAGTGATTCTCACTTGCATTCTGTTGAAGTGCAATTTGAACAGAATGATGCTGCTGTACGGGATGTTGAAGCTGTCAGCCAGGAAAGTAGTGGGAGTGGGGCTACTCTAGGGGAAAGCCTTCGGAGTCTAGATGTTGAAATTGGAAGCGCTGATGGCCATGATGATGGAGAAAGGCCGGGCTCAACAGATAGAATGCATTTGGATTCACAGCCATGTCGGATGAGAAGAACAAATGTTCCTTTTATGAATTCCACAGCTGTAAGTGGGAGAGATGCATCACTTCATAGTGTCACTGAAGTTTCAGAAAATTCAAGCAGAGAAGCAGAACAAGAAGGTCCATCTGTTGAGCAGCAAGTTGGTGGTGAGGCTGGCTCTGGATCAATAGATCCAGCATTCTTGGATGCTCTTCCTGAGGAGTTGCGAGCTGAAGTTCTTTCTGCTCAACAGGGTCAGGTGGCCCAACCTTCAAACGCTGAACAGCAGAACACTGGGGATATTGATCCAGAATTCCTTGCAGCCCTTCCTCCAGATATTCGTGCAGAGGTTATAGCACAACAGCAAGCACAAAGGCTTCATCAATCCCACGAACTGGAAGGCCAACCAGTTGAAATGGACACAGTCTCTATAATTGCAACATTTCCTTCAGATTTGCGTGAAGAG GTTCTCCTAACATCATCTGATGCTGTACTTGCCAATCTCACACCTGCTCTTGTTGCGGAGGCTAACATGTTACGTGAAAGATTTGCACATCGTTATCATAACCGTCCACTCTTTGGTATGTATCCCAGAAGTCGTAGGGGTGAATCTTCTAGGCGAGGTGAAGGTATTGGATACAGCCTGGAGAGAGCGGGAACTGCCTCACGCAGGTCTATCAATGCTAAAGTCATTGAAGCTGATGGATCTCCTTTGGTTGAGACAGAATCTCTTCAAGCAATGATACGAGTGCTTCGCATTGTTCAG CCATTATACAAAGGTCCTTTCCAGAGGCTTCTCTTGAATTTATGTGCTCATGGCGACACGAGAACTGCTCTGGTAAAAATCCTGATGGACATGTTGATGCTTGATAGAAGGCGATCTGCACATTATTTAAATGCTGCTGTGCCATCATATCGGCTTTATGCTTGCCAGAGCAGTGTGATGTATTCTCGTCCACAGTCTTTTGATG GGGTCCCGCCCTTAGTATCTCGGCGTATCCTTGAGACACTGACTTACTTGGCTCGAAATCATCCCTATGTGGCAAAAATTTTGCTGCAGTTTAGGCTTCCTCTTCCCACATTACAGCAGCGTGAGAACTCTGATCAATCACGTGGTAAAGCTGTGATGATAGTGGAAGAGTATGAAAAGGATTCAAAACAGCATTTGGAAGGATATATATCCATTGCCTTGCTTTTGAGCCTCTTGAACCAACCTCTTTATTCAAGGAGCATAGCACATCTTGAGCAG CTGCTTAACTTGTTGGAGGTAATCATTGACAGTGCTGAATGCAAGGGAAGTTCATCAGATAAATCTGGGGCTGGTACTGAACAACCATCTACTCCCCAGAATTCCACATCAGATGTGAAAACAAATATGGAAGTCAGCATTGCTATTGCTGGTTCATCGTCCATAGCTATTGATTCCTCCAAATCCGCCACTCCTGGTCCAAATAATGAATGTGATACTGAAGCTGTTCTATTGAACCTGCCACAAACAGAACTTCGACTTCTGTGCTCATTTCTTGCTCGGGAAGG TCTGTCAGATAATGCGTATACTCTTGTAGCGGAGGTAATAAAGAAGCTGGTGGCAATTGCCCCAACTCATTGTCAACTGTTTATTACTGAGCTAGCAGATGCCGTACAGAATCTGACTAAATCTGCTATGAATGAGCTACGACTGTTTGGTGAAGAAGTGAAAGCTCTCCTTAGGACAACTTCTTCTGATGGAGCTGCTATTTTACGGGTTCTGCAGGCATTGAGCTCTCTTGTTTCCTCGTTAGTTGACAAAGAGAAGAGCCAGCAGATTATTCCAGAGGAGCAGCAAAGTGCTGCTCTTCCTCAGTTGTGCAACATCAATGGAGCTTTAGAGCCTTTGTGGCTGGAGCTGAGCACTTGCATAAGCAAGATAGAGAGCTACTCAGATTCCGTTCCTGATTTGCTACTTCCAAGAACTTCAACATCAAAACCATCTGGTGTAACACCTCCACTCCCTGCAGGCTCTCACAACATCTTACCATATATTGAGTCCTTCTTTGTAATGTGTGAAAAGTTGCATCCTGCACAGCCTGGTTCCAGTCAGGACTATGGTGCAGTTTCTGAAGTTGAAGATGTGATCACACCTACTGCCCATCAGAGAACCTCAGTCCCTGTTATTAAAGTGGATGAAAAACACATGGCATTTGTGAAATTTTCTGAGAAGCATAGAAAGCTCCTTAATTCTTTCATCCGCCAAAATCCTGGATTGCTCGAGAAGTCCTTCTCACTTATGCTGAAGGTTCCTCGGTTTGTTGATTTTGACAATAAACGGTCTCACTTTAGATCAAAAATAAAGCATCAGCATGATCATCATCAAAGTCCTTTGAGAATTTCTGTGAGAAGAGCTTATATTCTTGAAGATTCATATAATCAACTACGCATGAGGTCAACCCAAGATTTGAAAGGGAGACTGACTGTTCATTTTCAAGGAGAGGAAGGTATTGATGCTGGTGGACTTACAAGGGAATGGTATCAGTTGCTGTCCAGGGTTATTTTTGACAAGGGAGCACTGCTTTTTACAACAGTGGGAAATGATTCTACGTTTCAGCCTAACCCTAACTCTGTTTACCAAACAGAACATTTGTCCTACTTCAAATTTGTTGGGAGAGTT GTGGGGAAAGCACTTTTTGATGGGCAATTGTTGGATGTTCATTTCACTAGATCTTTCTACAAGCATATTTTAGGAGTTAAAGTTACATATCATGACATTGAAGCCATTGATCCCGATTACTTCAAAAATCTTAAGTGGATGCTTGAG AATGATATAAGTGATGTTTTGGACCTTACTTTCAGTATTGATGCTGATGAAGAGAAGCTTATACTGTATGAACGGACTCAA GTAACAGATCATGAACTGATTCCTGGTGGACGTAATGTCAAAGTTACCGAGGAAAACAAGCACCAATATGTTGATTTAGTTGCTGAGCATCGGTTGACAACTGCTATCCGTCCTCAAATAAATGCCTTCTTGGAAGGATTCAGTGAATTGGTTCATAGGGAATtgatatctatttttaatgaCAAGGAATTAGAATTGTTGATAAGTGGACTCCCAGATATTGATT TGGATGACATGAGGGCGAACACCGAGTATTCTGGATACAGTGCTGCTTCCCCTGTCATACAGTGGTTTTGGGAGGTGGTTCAAGGGTTCAGCAAAGAGGATAAGGCTCGCCTTCTGCAGTTTGTGACAGGCACCTCAAAG GTGCCTTTAGAAGGCTTTAGTGCACTTCAAGGGATTTCAGGTTCACAGAAGTTCCAAATACACAAGGCATATGGAACCCCTGATAGATTGCCTTCTGCTCATACTTG TTTCAATCAGTTGGATTTACCAGAGTACCCTTCCAAACAACATCTGGAAGAGAGGTTGCTGCTTGCCATTCATGAAGCCAGTGAAGGGTTTGGTTTTGGTTGA